From the Rhizobium sp. ARZ01 genome, the window AAATAGAGAAAATAGAGCTGCGCAAGCAAGGGCGTAGCGCGAATGAGATCGATATAACCGACGCCCAAAGCGCGCAGCCATCTGATCGGCTGGATGCTGAGCGCACAAGCCACGACACCAATGATCAGCGCTCCGGCAAAACCTGCCGCTGACAGCATCAATGTGTTCAGAAAGCCTTGCCATAGGTCAGGAAGGTATTCTGAGATGACCCGGATGTTCAGATTACCAAGCATGTATCACCAACAGCATCTCTTTTTCCGTTCGAGGCGCGGGCTTGACCCACCCGCGCCTCGAATTTGCTCTCAGTGATCAGCCTGCCACTTGTTGGAATTGACCCAGTAATCCAGGTTTTCCTTCAGGCGGCCATCAAGCGTGATGTTGTCGATGAACAGGTTCGTCCAGATCAGCAGGTCCTGCGAATCGTAGCGAACGGCATAAGCCAACGGCTCGGAGCTCAGCATTTCCGGGAACACGGTGAACGTACCTTCCGGATAGTTTAGCACTTGGGCGGCAACAGCGGTGTTGTCGTTCACGCCGCACTGCGCCTGGCCCGATGCAACCGCGTCAAGCACGACCGTTCCGCCGCCCTTGAACGCCTTCACTTCCGCTTCCGGAAAGAATTTCGGCATGTTTTTCTCGGCCGTGGAACCCAGAATGACGCCAATCGTGGTGCCCGGCTTCTTGCAATCCTCAAGGGTCTTGAAGTCGCCGCCAGCCGCGGTGAAGGCCACCGAGCCGACATGGATCCAAGGCTGGGTGAAGGCCACCTTGGTCGCGCGGGCCATGGTGGCAGTCATATCGGCCGCCAGAACATCAGCCTTGCCGGAAAGAAGCGCAGGGATCAGGCCATCCCAATCGAAATCGAGGTACGTTACCTTGACGCCCATCTCCTTGGCCATCAGCTCGGTCATCTGAATCGCGCTGCCCGTCCGCTCGCCGTTCTTGTCCATGAACGAATAGGGAGGACCTTGTGTTTGCACAGCAACGCGAAGTTCACCGCGTGCCAGGATGTCGTCCAAGGTTCCAGCCTCGGCGCCACGTGCTCCAATGGTGGCGCCCGCCGCCGTTGCAAACAATGCTGATGCAATAAACGCACTAAACTTGCTGATCATTTCCGGTCTCAATCCTCCCTCAGGAAAAGGTCAATTCGCGTTCGCGCGACGCAGGTGATCCGACCGGTCAGGTCTTTTCCGGATCAATTCTGTCGTTTTTCTCGCCGAACTCTTCCTCCCACACGCCGCGCGGCAGACTTAGCCACTTGTTGTGGGACTTCATGACAACGAACGTCTCGCTGCCCTGAATCACACCAGGATCGGCCAGCCCGGGGAGCAGTTCGCTCGTCACCCGGTAAAGCTCCTCCATGTCACCTTCAAACATGACCTCGCACAGAAGGTCATAGCGTCCGGTGACGATGCTGACCGACGTCACGAACGGCAATTCGGACATCTTTTTCGCGATCTCGTTCAATCGACCGTGGCCATTGGCGTGAATGCCAAGGATGGCGACAATCAATTCGGGGCGCTCCGAAACGTTCACGACCCCGGCTATCCGGAGAAGCTTGCGCTCGACAAGCGCTTTTAGTCTTGCTCGAACAGTTGGGGGGCTAAGTTCAAGGCGATCCGCGATCTGATTTGCGCCGTCGCGCGCGTCTTCCGACAAGAGCTTGACGAGCTTTCGGTCAATCTTATCGAGCAGCGCGCGCATGTGAATCCCCCGTTCACCTGTCTCTGGCGAAGGTCTTATTTCGTTTTGGAATATTTAGTCAATGCAATTTTTCAAATTGAAAAAGTTTGCAGTCGGAATTTTTATTTTCGGACCGAGGCCGGAGAACTCCGCGCCCGAAGGCTCTATTGAACCGGGACCCGATTGGCGCACATCATGTGGGAACTTCTGCCCGGAGCGATCTCGGCTGAGATCAGGTTCTCTGGTGCGTCTGCACCAACTAAAGCGTGTTCACCGACGATGTCTGCTTTCGGGCAACGACAAAGCTTGCTCCAACGGCTGACATGAAGGCGCGTTGCTGACAGGCTGCTCAAGCTGGAACCGGCCCGTCGGTCTCGGGGCCGTCAGCGGACTGACTGCTTTCGGTTGCGCGTTAGAGAAAGTGGACGTCCCGCCGTCAATCAAGCGACTGACTTTCGATCGGTAGGTCCAGGCTTCGAATCCCTGCGCGCTCACCAAAAACACCATAAAAATCCCACCCTTTTACTGACGATTTTCGCTGTTTGCGGTTTGGGTAGGTTTCCCCGGCTCCCATGCCCGACCCCACACAGGGTCGCCCGACGCTCAATACCCTCCGGCGTCGGGCGCCGGCACCCCCTCATAATGTCGTGGCCTGAGGGAGGGCTTCCCCTTTACCGGATGTATACGCTTCAGAAGCACCGTGGATGAAAGCGCGACGAGTAATGCGTTCGCGCTTCCTCCCAAGGTAACTAGCCCACTCCGGCGGGCTTCCTTTTGCCGGAATTTCGTGCGGCAGAACCCCTATGGATGGCCCGTGGCCGACTTCTTCAAATGCCGTCGAAACTACCTATCTTTCACCGGACTAGCTATGGCAGCATCGGAAGCGGCCAATGTCTCGCAGTGGAATCATCTGCAGCGCTTTGACGGCACTCGCGTTGGTCGGGTTGTTTTGCGGTGTTGGCAACGTACGCGCCGAAGACCTTCTAGGTGACGTGATCGACGGCATCGTTCAGGCGACTGCTCCAACGCTCCAGAAAGCGATCGTCAGCTCAAGAGATGACGCCCTATCGGCGGGCGTTCAACCAATACCGCCAGCAATTCGGCAAAAGCTGCAGGGGTTTGTAGACAGTGGAATCCTGGACGTTACTCGCTACCGTGTTGGCGGCGGTGGCGAGCTAAGTCTGCAAGTGAATGCCTTTCGCTACGGGGCGGCAGATGCCATCACCCTCGATTACGTTATCGTCTTCGCCCATGAAGCAGATGCGCTCCATAACGTAGTCGGCTGGGTTCATGAACTTACGCATGTCCGGCAGTATCAAGACTGGGGAGTGCAGGGCTTTTCCATCAGATACATTCGCAGCCATGGCTCAGTCGAACAGGAGGCCTACAACGAAGAAACACGGTATCGCGCGTGGGCCGGTCGCCAATAGTCAACAACGTCCTTGTCGGCGGCGTTCATCCTCGCCGCCGTATGAATCGCTGCGATTGGTGGCGGGTGAGTCTATTTGCTTCCAACGCCCCATGTGTACGGCGCAGGATCCAAGCTGGCTCACGAAGCCGAAGGATTACGCTGGGGGCAGTCCATGGATTTCACACCAGCAACAGCACTTATGGTGCCTTTTGCGGTTTTACTGATGGGTCTGTTCGCACGGAGCGATGCCCACATGGCGGCTGGCGGTTGGGTCGATGTCGATGGTGACTGCCAAGCGATTCCGAGTTCGGACGTCACGAAAGGGCCGTTCGGATTCTCAATTCACCTTCATCCGGGAGACCATCATCTTGTGACCAGAAATCAGCTATTGTTAATCCCTTACGGAAAGGAGATTCCATCTCACGACTATGACTATCACATCTGCCTTCAGCCAACAGATGACCCTTCTGAAGCTGCGGGAATGGGACAGGCTGGGAGGTACCGCATTAACTGCTTCTTTGCGCCTCCGGACGGTAGTTGATGGCGCAAGGGCGGCGGAACCCCATAGATGGCCTGTGGCCGGTAAGCTTGCGAAACATCACAAGAGCGTCGACGTAGCCGAGCGAGGGGTGAAGAAACACTTCCGGAAGCCGACCGACGATCTCAAATCCGAGCGACTGCCACAGCCGCACCGCGCGTTCGTTGCTGCTGATGACGAAGTTGAACTGCATGGCCCGAAAGCCCTTCGCGCGAGCATGAGCGAGTGAGTGCTCGTGCATCGCCGGGCAATACCGCGGCCACTTGCGGCTGCGTCTGTCATGTAGCCGCAGTTGCAAACATGTGTTCCGCCGCCCGCCTGGTTCGCTCGTATGTAGTACGTTCCGACGATCAAGCCGTTCTCTTCCGCGACTTGTAGGGCGCCTATTTCCCGGGTGGCCGATATTCGCCAACTAGCTTAGAAGCCTTGTCGGCCACGGCTTTGAACTCGGGGCCTGTCCAAGCTCGCACCGTGGTCACGTCGGACACCATCCCCGATGCAGCCGTCGCCAACAACGCCGCAAGGGTAGATTCTGACTCCCCCTCGGTGATGAGCATGAAGTCGGAATCGCCCGTCGTAAAATAAAAGCTGATCAGTTTACCGCCGGAAGCTTCCACCAGCTTCCGCACCGCAGGTTCGCGATCCTCCGGCGTTGCTACCAGCCTTTTTGCGTAGTCTTGTGTCAGCCGTCCGCGTGTAATCAGCCTTGGCATACTGACCTCCCTCCAGACAGACCTCATCAGTCGAGGCATCTAACCATAGCATACCGGACCATCGTAGCCCTAGCGCGAGGCCAGACGCGTTTCGTCCATTTCGTGCTCGTAGAGCTCGTCCATACTCAACGAGGCGACTTCGGCAAACGGAGCCTGGTTCGTCACGCGGCCGTCGCCGAGAATGATGACTTCATCGCAGAACGAAATCGTGCTGCGGTGGTGGCTGATGACAATGGTCGTGCGGCGACCCGCCCTCGACCTCAAGGTCTCGACGATTGCTGCTTCCGACAGTCCGTCCATGGCGTTTGTGGCTTCGTCGAGAATAAGGACCTCGGGATCCCGCAACAAAGCTCTTGCCAGTGCTATCCGCTGGCGCTGCCCGGCCGACAGACTTGCGCCGCGATAGCCGACGATCGTTGCGTAGCCTTGGGGTAGTTTCTCGATAAATTCGTGCGCCTCGGCAAGCCGGGCGGCATGCTCTGCGTCGGCGATCGAAGCGATCCGACCATAGGTGATGTTCTCTAGAATAGTTCCATCCACCAGTTCAAGATCCTGACTGGCAAGGGCAATCTTGCTTCGCCATTGGGCGGGGTCGATTCTGTCCAGAGGCATCCCGTCGATCAGAATATGGCCCTGATCGGGCTCAACAAACCGGCACAGGAGATTGACGATCGTCGTCTTTCCTGCGCCCGATCGACCAATGATGGCAGTTGAACAGCCGCTCCGGACTTCAAATGTTGCGGCGCGCAGCACGCCAGGGCGTGCGTCCGAGCCGGGATACTTGAACGTCACGCGGTCAAATTTGATCTGCTGGCGCAAGGCCCGGGCCGGTTCGTCGCCGGTCGGCGGCGGCGGCTTGTCCGACGAGTCCAACAGCCATCGCACCTCTTCCAGAGAGCCACTCCAGCCCTGTATTTGACTCCACGCCAACTGCAGTGAGCGGATATGCGGCTGCAACCGGTAGAGCAGGACGACGAACGCCACAATGACGGGAAAGGTCACTCCCAAAGCCCATGCGCTCACGACCGCGGCCAGAAAGAGAGCCGAGTGCAGCACTTCGGTCAGTGGCGGCAGAGCGCCCTGCCGGGTTTGGAGGACGAAGCCGGCCTTTCGAACGGCGTCCGATGCAGTGTCGAAGACGGACTTTTCCCGCGGTTCCTGTCCAAACACGCGGATGAGCCGCCCGGCGTGAATGAGGTGGAGCATCCTTGCGGCAAGTTCGCTGTTGAGTGATGTGACATTGCGGCTCGGATTTTTGAGGCTGGCCGACAGAACCGCGTGTGCGAGCTGGACGAGCACGAGTCCAAGCGCGACACACAACGTCATCTGCCAGGACAGGAGCAGCAGGAAGATGAGCAGAATGACGGCGGCCGAGCTGTTCACGATTGCGCCAAGGACAGTCTGCATCGCATCCGACGCGCGCCAGGACTCGTTGGAAATAATGTTCAGCAAGCGCCCCGGGCTTTGTTGCAGGAAAAATGGGTACCCAACCCTCAAGAGCTGATCGGCGAGCGCGCTTCGTATGGCATGGCTGGCTTTGCCGTAGATGAAGTTGGTAAGGACAGTATTCGCAAATGCCAGTATGTTCTTCAGGGTGATCAATGCGAGGACGGCAACGGAGATCACCATCAAGCGTTCGCCATCATCGAAGCCCGACCCCACCTGTTCGAAGACGGCAGATAGTCCGCCTGCGCCCGCGTCGTCCTTTTGACCGGCAATGATACTGAGCATTGGAATGATGAGGCCAATGCCTGTGCCTTCAAGCACGGCGCTGCCCAGCCCCAGAACAACGACTGCCGCAAGCGGGCGCCACTGTCGACCCAGCGTGCTGCGCAGTATCTGAAAGCCCGGGAGGAGGAACTTCAACATGATCGATACTACCTCAGCGAACGCGCCGCCTGTTTGATCTGGGTTATTTCCGGGGGCTGCGCCCGTCTGGTTATGGCAAGTCGCGCAAACTTGGCCGCTCCGAGCAAATTCATGAACACGATTGGCCAGTGGGACAGAGAAACTTCAGGATCGAATCGGGGGCCGCCGAAAAGTTCCCGCCCCGCAGACCTGATGGACCAGCAAAAATGGCGAATCAGCCAGGGAGCCTTGAGGACGTGTTTCAGGCACAGCGCTCCATTCCCAAGACTGTAATCCCGGTGAAGTGCTTCGATTGCCTCGCGCGTATTTCGACCGTGATAGTGGAGGACAGTCATGTCGGGCACATATTCGATCGGGATGCCGAGTTGAAAAGCGCGCACAAGATAGTCGGTATCCTCGGCCGACTTCAAAGGGCTGCCCGCGCCAAGCCGCTCGTCGAAATGGCCGATTTGGAGTGCAATCTCACGATGCATCGTCATGTTGCAGCCCAATATGAAGCCACCAGGATGGACATCGGGGGTAAAGCGCTCGCGCCTCTTTGACCGCTTAATTGTAAAGGGGAAATCGAGCGGGCTGCCGAGTTCGACGCGACCGCCGCGGATGATATACCGCTCGCCGGTCGTGTAATGCCGCTCCAAATCCTGCAGGTAGCGACAGTCGACTGCGCAATCGTCATCGACGAAAACCAGTATCCGGCCGCGCGACCGCTCCAATCCTGCATTGCGGGCGGCGGCCAGGCCCGGGCGCGGCTCCGTGATAAGCGTAATCGCAAGACTTGACGTCGCGGCGATACGGATCAACCGTTCGGCCGTGTCGTCCGTTGAACCGTTGTCGACCACTACGAGCTCGCTCGTGACCGTGGCGTGAGACAGGCAGGCAATCTCAATCGATCTGATGCAGGTCTCCAGAGCCTCGGCGCGGTTCCGCGTACAGACGATGAAGCTCGCCAGAGGTTCGCGCCGCTCGGCAGACGACGGAGCGGCGGCAATGGCCCAGGCGCTCTCTTGCACGATTTCGGGACGTTCCGGAGCCATGCTAACAAATCCCATGTTGCGGCAACACGGTGGCGGCAGGCACGGACTCAAGATACCGCGAGAGCGCATCGAGCCGCTTAGTTGCCGCAATTGAAAGACGACTGCACCACGGCGCGTAGGCACCCGCGCGCAGGCCGTATCGCTCCCGGCGTCGAATGAGCCCCCATTTTCCTGTCCTAGTCAGAAACTCATGCGTCAACTGAGGCTGCTCAGCGTCGTTGATGAGCTGATAGAGGAAATAGAAGAAACACAGGGCGCCGTCCTCATAGCTTGACTGCGCCGCCGCGCGGCGATCCGCGATTTTCGCTTCGAGCGAGAGAATGAAACTGGCCGCCCGTCGTACGGTATCGGACGTTACTGCGACACCGATGCCGCGCAGGGCATCGGGATCGTCGACAAGAGATTCACGCTCGAGGTTCTCGGTAACAATCTTCAGATGCGTTTGACGCATCAACCGCTTATGCTTGTTTGTGACGCTGCCGTCGTGGATGCGATAGGCAACCAGGCTCTCGTCGATCATCGTCGCAGGAAAGCGGCCGGTAATCCGCCTGAACAGATCGAAGTCTTCCGCATGCACATAGCTCGCGTCGTAGACTAGCATGTCCTCCGGTATGACCCGCCGGTTGTACATCACGGTCGAGTGCATGAAGATGGTGAAGAACATCGACAATATGCGCCAATTTCCCGACTGATACATCGGATTGGGCGTGCCGCGCACCATTCGATTGCCAAGAAGGCGATCGATGCCCGTGCCGCTGATCGCAAGCTGAGGCTGCTGCATAAACAATGAAACCTGGCGGGGAAAACGCGAGGGATAAGCAATGTCGTCGGCGTCCATCCGGGCGATAAGGTCGCCCTTCGCGATGGCCAAGCCCTCGTTCAAGGTCGCAATGAGGCCGCGGTTCTCCCGAGAGACAATGGAGATACGATCGTCGGCCTTTCGATACCGCTGCAGGATCTCCAGTGAGCGGTCCGTCGAGCCGTCGTCGATTGCAACGACCTCCAGGCGATCATGATCCTGGCGTAGGATGCTCTCGAGCGCCGCGGCGAGATAGGGTTCGCCATTGTAGACAGGCAGCAGGACGGAGACCAGTGGAACGGGCATGGTTCAGCTCGCGTGTTTATTGAAGATCGGAGGTTTGGAAAGCGTCGCAGCGATTGGCGCGTGTATGAACCACGGACGGATGTTCCCTTCTGCCGTGAACCCACTCGACTGGGTTTCCAGCATGCGCGAACGATGCAGCAGGGCTCCGGTCTCTCGGAGTGACGTAAGGGAAGTGGCGCTTGAGCCGGTTGAGCCGCTTTTCGAAGACCGACCAGGAAATCGAGGCAAGCATCAATGTGGCTGCGCCCGCGACCACAAACCGTCCGGGACCCTGCTGCGAAACATTGACGGGAATCCAAGGTTGCGCCTTGACCACCAGGGAGAGCACGATTGGGTGGAGAAGGTAGACGCCGTAACTGATGCGCCCCAGTGCAGTCAGCGGGGGGAGTTCTGCCAGCCGGCCGAGATATCCGCTCACACCCGCCGAACAACATCCCACAAGCATTATAAGTGGTACGAGGGGCAGAACCTCCATGCCAATCCAGGTTGCCCACTCAAGCGTTGGCGTCATCGGTGTCGATTTCAACCACAGCAGGATAACAAAGGCAGCGGCAAACGGCGTCCAGCTCAGCTTCATCCATTGCGGCCAGGACGGGCTTCTGGCTCGATAAGCGGCCAGCAGCGCCCCTGCTGCGAGCGCGTCCATCGACGCTGAAGGGAGCAGATCACGCATGAGAGAAGGCGTCCCGGTCACCGGCCAGCAGAAACGGTATGCCAACGAACATGCGATGACGGCGATGCAGATCCGCTCAATCAAATGGCGCGGCGCCAGCAGGATTACCAGCGGCCAGACGATATAGAACTGTTCCTCGATGCTCAGGCTCCATGTGTGACACAGAACCCAAGGGGTCCAGTCATCCTGCAGAGCATACCAGAAGTTCGAAAGATAAAGTGCGTGCCACGTCAGGTTGCCTCGGGCGCCTTCGAGATTGACAATCCAAATGAAGCCCAACATGGCGAAATAGGGAGGAAATATGCGCAGTGCGCGACGTATATAGAATGATTTCAATGCAGTGGATGGTTGGTACCGGTCGGCACAACGCGCATCCAGAAGGAGCCGCGTTATCAGAAATCCGCTGAGCACGAAGAACAAACGCACGCCAAGGTGACCCCAATGGGATCCGTCAGTGGCGAAAAAATGTGCGTACAGCACCATCGTGACGGCAATGGCTCGCAGCCCATCCAACTGCCGATCGCGTGCATTTGACATAGACACCGCTCGGCGATCAGCCCTTTGTCTGCCACTCTCCTTGATGGTGTCAGCTCCCCAATGCCGTTCTCGCCGCCTGCCGCATCAACATGCGGAACGGTGAAGCGTTGAGGCGGAGCCTGGACTGTAAGTGTGAATTCGGCCAAACTTTGACAGCTACAGCTTGATCCGATGATTGCGCCACGGAAGATGGCCGACTGTCCGCTGCCAGGACACCCAACACGAAAACGAACATCTGAGCTCTTGCCCGAGCAGTTCGCTCGTCACCCGGTAAAGCTCCTCCATGTCACCTTCAAACATGACCTCGCACAGAAGGTCATAGCGTCCGGTGACGATACTGACCGACGTCACGAACGGCAGTTCGGACATCTTTTTCGCAATCTCGTTCAGTCGACCGTGGCCATTGGCGTGAATGCCAAGGATAGCGACGATCAACTCGGGGCGCTCCGAGACATTCACAACCCCGGCTATCCGGAGAAGCTTGCGCTCGATGAGCGACTTCACTCTCGCCCTAACCGTGGGGGGGCTGAGTTCAAGGCGCGGCGGTAGCTCTCAGTGATGTTATTCGCCTAAGTAATGCGCTCTTAACATGAAGAGAGATGCGTGTTCTGCGGCTGTTTAAGCCCGCAGCAGCGGGGATCCGCGTGCCGCCTTCTCAGCCGTCTCTACCTGCGGTCTCGAATGGCAGCTCCCGGGCACTGCGCCGAAGAGCCTGAACGACCGATTTGGAAGCGCAAACCGGACAGAACAAATGCCCTAGCTAGCAAAGCTAGCAACAATTCGCGTCGCAATATTTCCGGAATTAGGTAGCAAAAACCACTAGACCTAAAATAGCGTCCGCGCTGGCGTCATCGGTATAGCTCCGTTGAAAACTCTAGGGGTCCCAGGTATTGTATGGATGGGTCGGACGCCGCACTGCGACGTCGAGGAAGATTTGGAATAAGAGAACCGCGCTCCCGCCCGACTTCTGCTAGCCAAAGCAGTATTTTTTCAATGGAACCCTTGGTGACTGGTTCGTCGGTGATTGTTAGTTCGATAGACTTGAGCTGATAGCCTTCACCAAAGCTTGCAACCAAGTCGTTTGGATTAACGCGCTTCAGGCTCGCTGGATCACCGATGTCATCGAACGTGACAAGCAGAGGATAATCGGCGTCCTTCAGAATCCGCGTGCGCCGCGTGTTCTGAAGCGTTGAATAGTATTCGCCTGCTTCTTCGCGGCTCTTCGGCCGATGGGCGGGCATAAATATCTTCCAGGCTGTCTCCCAGCCATAGCCTTCCAGCGTTGCAAAAAGATATCTTCCTGGCGCGACCTCAACTACGATAGCTTCACCCCTGAAGGAGTATGATGGACCTCCCTCGCCGCCCAGTTTAAGCCATTCGGGGTTGCGTGATATTTTCACGGCCCCCACCGAACTGCCTGTGACCTCCCCAGTTGGCGTCTGGACCACGACAGTAAGTTTCTGATGCCAAGACCAGTAGCCGAAACCAAGAAACTCGCATCCGGCGAGGACGGAGAGGATGAACAACAGTCCAAGAGCAGCGCGAACTTTCACGTAAACCGATCCGTCTTCACATAACATGCCTCAATGTAGCTCGATAGGAACGGCTCGTCATGCGGGAACAGAAGGCGCAGTTAATATCTTTGCGAGCAACGCCCCCTCGTCGCAGCTGCGTAGCGGACTGGCGCTTTCGGCACGTTCAAGATGAAGCAGACGACCCATAGGCCAAAGTGTTCAATGTCCCTGTTCAGGATTGCTATTTTAATTCAAACACGTAGGCCGCTATTGGTGGTTTTTGCTACCTAATGCCGAATATTTCCCGCGCCTCGCTACGAATGAATGTTTTGATTCATCCGAAACAGGTTTTCGGGATCGTACTGCCGCTTGATACTCAGCAGCCTCTCAAACGCCTCAGCGCCGACTGCATCACGGACCAGGTTTTCGCCCTCTCCAAGCCCCGGGAAATTCAAATAGCTTCGCCCCGTCGAATGGCGTTGCATAGCCGCCCACAGCAACCTGACCCATTCTATGTTTGCAGCATCGTCGGGCGGTCGGGACCAGATCGCATCGAGGCTCAGCATGAAGGGCATCGATCTGTCACCGAAGGCCGTGGCACTGGCTTCGATCCGTTGCATCTGCCCGCCGAACTTCCAGATGGAGGCGAATGTCATCTCGGACGGTCGCTTCGCGAGCCCGTTCACGATCGTTTTGATTGCCTCGCCCTCCAAGGAGGAAAGGTAAGTCGACTTCCAGTAGCACCGGTCTTGCCCCTTGGGAAACAGACCATCGTAAAGCGTCTGGAGCATTCGATATGGCAAGCGGTCGCTGAAGTCCAAGAGAGGCTCGCCGAACTGACGGAGTGGCATCGTCACCCCCTCACCAGTTTCGGCCGGACCGTTATAAACCGTCGCGAGTGCCAACACTCGCCTGCCCCAAACATCGTGGGGATAGGCTGGATCGTCTGGAATGGTGGAGAACTCTGCCAATCCCGATACTTCGTCAGGAGCCCCCGCCATGAAATCACGCCATAGCGGAAGAATCTCGGCAGCCCGTTCCTCCGGATAGACTGGTGCGCAGAACATGATCTCCGGCGGGATCGGATGAAGCCTGAATTCGAAATTCACTACGATACCGAAATTCCCGCCTCCGCCACGAAGCGCCCAGAACAGATCAGGGTTTTCAGAGGCGCTCGCCCGGGCCAGCGTTCCATCGGCGGTCACCAGTTCGGCTGAGACAAGGTTGTCGCAACTGAGACCATGCTTTCCGCGCAGCCAGCCGATACCGCCGGAGAGCGTGAGACCTGCAACGCCAGTGTTGGAGATCAGGCCGCCGGGGGTGGCCCGACCGAAAGGTGTGGTGGCGGCGTCGACATCGCCCCAGGTCGCACCACCTTCGACGAACGCTCGATCCAGTTCCGGGACAATGCGCACACCGGTCATCAGGGACATGTCGACCATCATGCCGCCCTCACAGACAGCATAGCCGGCAACGTTGTGAC encodes:
- a CDS encoding ABC transporter substrate-binding protein; the protein is MISKFSAFIASALFATAAGATIGARGAEAGTLDDILARGELRVAVQTQGPPYSFMDKNGERTGSAIQMTELMAKEMGVKVTYLDFDWDGLIPALLSGKADVLAADMTATMARATKVAFTQPWIHVGSVAFTAAGGDFKTLEDCKKPGTTIGVILGSTAEKNMPKFFPEAEVKAFKGGGTVVLDAVASGQAQCGVNDNTAVAAQVLNYPEGTFTVFPEMLSSEPLAYAVRYDSQDLLIWTNLFIDNITLDGRLKENLDYWVNSNKWQADH
- a CDS encoding Lrp/AsnC family transcriptional regulator; its protein translation is MRALLDKIDRKLVKLLSEDARDGANQIADRLELSPPTVRARLKALVERKLLRIAGVVNVSERPELIVAILGIHANGHGRLNEIAKKMSELPFVTSVSIVTGRYDLLCEVMFEGDMEELYRVTSELLPGLADPGVIQGSETFVVMKSHNKWLSLPRGVWEEEFGEKNDRIDPEKT
- a CDS encoding DUF4157 domain-containing protein, whose protein sequence is MSRSGIICSALTALALVGLFCGVGNVRAEDLLGDVIDGIVQATAPTLQKAIVSSRDDALSAGVQPIPPAIRQKLQGFVDSGILDVTRYRVGGGGELSLQVNAFRYGAADAITLDYVIVFAHEADALHNVVGWVHELTHVRQYQDWGVQGFSIRYIRSHGSVEQEAYNEETRYRAWAGRQ
- a CDS encoding GYD domain-containing protein; its protein translation is MPRLITRGRLTQDYAKRLVATPEDREPAVRKLVEASGGKLISFYFTTGDSDFMLITEGESESTLAALLATAASGMVSDVTTVRAWTGPEFKAVADKASKLVGEYRPPGK
- a CDS encoding ABC transporter ATP-binding protein, with the protein product MLKFLLPGFQILRSTLGRQWRPLAAVVVLGLGSAVLEGTGIGLIIPMLSIIAGQKDDAGAGGLSAVFEQVGSGFDDGERLMVISVAVLALITLKNILAFANTVLTNFIYGKASHAIRSALADQLLRVGYPFFLQQSPGRLLNIISNESWRASDAMQTVLGAIVNSSAAVILLIFLLLLSWQMTLCVALGLVLVQLAHAVLSASLKNPSRNVTSLNSELAARMLHLIHAGRLIRVFGQEPREKSVFDTASDAVRKAGFVLQTRQGALPPLTEVLHSALFLAAVVSAWALGVTFPVIVAFVVLLYRLQPHIRSLQLAWSQIQGWSGSLEEVRWLLDSSDKPPPPTGDEPARALRQQIKFDRVTFKYPGSDARPGVLRAATFEVRSGCSTAIIGRSGAGKTTIVNLLCRFVEPDQGHILIDGMPLDRIDPAQWRSKIALASQDLELVDGTILENITYGRIASIADAEHAARLAEAHEFIEKLPQGYATIVGYRGASLSAGQRQRIALARALLRDPEVLILDEATNAMDGLSEAAIVETLRSRAGRRTTIVISHHRSTISFCDEVIILGDGRVTNQAPFAEVASLSMDELYEHEMDETRLASR
- a CDS encoding glycosyltransferase, which translates into the protein MAPERPEIVQESAWAIAAAPSSAERREPLASFIVCTRNRAEALETCIRSIEIACLSHATVTSELVVVDNGSTDDTAERLIRIAATSSLAITLITEPRPGLAAARNAGLERSRGRILVFVDDDCAVDCRYLQDLERHYTTGERYIIRGGRVELGSPLDFPFTIKRSKRRERFTPDVHPGGFILGCNMTMHREIALQIGHFDERLGAGSPLKSAEDTDYLVRAFQLGIPIEYVPDMTVLHYHGRNTREAIEALHRDYSLGNGALCLKHVLKAPWLIRHFCWSIRSAGRELFGGPRFDPEVSLSHWPIVFMNLLGAAKFARLAITRRAQPPEITQIKQAARSLR
- a CDS encoding glycosyltransferase family 2 protein, with protein sequence MPVPLVSVLLPVYNGEPYLAAALESILRQDHDRLEVVAIDDGSTDRSLEILQRYRKADDRISIVSRENRGLIATLNEGLAIAKGDLIARMDADDIAYPSRFPRQVSLFMQQPQLAISGTGIDRLLGNRMVRGTPNPMYQSGNWRILSMFFTIFMHSTVMYNRRVIPEDMLVYDASYVHAEDFDLFRRITGRFPATMIDESLVAYRIHDGSVTNKHKRLMRQTHLKIVTENLERESLVDDPDALRGIGVAVTSDTVRRAASFILSLEAKIADRRAAAQSSYEDGALCFFYFLYQLINDAEQPQLTHEFLTRTGKWGLIRRRERYGLRAGAYAPWCSRLSIAATKRLDALSRYLESVPAATVLPQHGIC
- a CDS encoding acyltransferase, with the protein product MSNARDRQLDGLRAIAVTMVLYAHFFATDGSHWGHLGVRLFFVLSGFLITRLLLDARCADRYQPSTALKSFYIRRALRIFPPYFAMLGFIWIVNLEGARGNLTWHALYLSNFWYALQDDWTPWVLCHTWSLSIEEQFYIVWPLVILLAPRHLIERICIAVIACSLAYRFCWPVTGTPSLMRDLLPSASMDALAAGALLAAYRARSPSWPQWMKLSWTPFAAAFVILLWLKSTPMTPTLEWATWIGMEVLPLVPLIMLVGCCSAGVSGYLGRLAELPPLTALGRISYGVYLLHPIVLSLVVKAQPWIPVNVSQQGPGRFVVAGAATLMLASISWSVFEKRLNRLKRHFPYVTPRDRSPAASFAHAGNPVEWVHGRREHPSVVHTRANRCDAFQTSDLQ
- a CDS encoding Lrp/AsnC ligand binding domain-containing protein is translated as MKSLIERKLLRIAGVVNVSERPELIVAILGIHANGHGRLNEIAKKMSELPFVTSVSIVTGRYDLLCEVMFEGDMEELYRVTSELLGQELRCSFSCWVSWQRTVGHLPWRNHRIKL